The following coding sequences are from one Natrarchaeobaculum sulfurireducens window:
- a CDS encoding cytochrome-ba3 oxidase subunit produces MFEDLAPRHAAAVGLLAIVPTIIYGLGAPGLAGYVSTLNVVIIFAAIYIAMSPLEESGGSGDESAAS; encoded by the coding sequence ATGTTCGAGGACCTCGCACCGCGTCACGCGGCCGCCGTTGGACTGCTGGCTATCGTACCGACGATCATTTACGGACTCGGCGCACCGGGACTCGCCGGATACGTCTCGACACTCAACGTCGTCATCATCTTCGCCGCCATCTACATTGCGATGTCGCCGCTCGAGGAGTCCGGCGGCTCGGGAGACGAGAGCGCAGCCAGTTAA
- a CDS encoding CbaC protein, whose amino-acid sequence MRTSPARLLILIAFILVFVVELRTVLAFFDVEITVLESLAIGLLAIGTLLVWALRPAADEPEQ is encoded by the coding sequence ATGCGAACCTCACCCGCTCGACTGTTGATTCTGATCGCGTTCATTCTCGTCTTCGTCGTCGAGCTCAGGACGGTCCTCGCATTCTTCGACGTCGAAATAACCGTCCTGGAGTCGCTCGCCATTGGTCTCCTCGCAATCGGCACTCTGCTCGTGTGGGCACTGCGCCCCGCAGCCGACGAGCCAGAACAGTAG
- a CDS encoding sugar phosphate isomerase/epimerase family protein produces the protein MDVGLTVGDSLERMERTIGGFDLAEYSLAEGVDLEAIDGDRLEEILADANADFCVHLPFKQDVVTPVPEINEAILDYQRRLLEWAGAAGARKAVLHGTARNPHDTDLRPLFADQLAAIDAAAADAGVELVVENVGHQKRGLPLTVLGDLARETGTAVCFDVGHAYMEDGNDGVERFCKRYGDLITHVHVHDARSRGDTHIPIGAGEIDYGIVTEYLGGFDGTVAVEVFSEDVALLRDTAERATAALEADNS, from the coding sequence ATGGACGTTGGCCTCACCGTCGGCGACTCACTCGAGCGGATGGAGCGGACGATCGGCGGCTTCGACCTGGCGGAGTATTCCCTCGCCGAAGGCGTCGACCTCGAGGCGATCGACGGCGACCGACTCGAGGAGATTCTGGCCGATGCGAACGCCGACTTCTGTGTGCACTTGCCGTTCAAACAGGACGTCGTCACGCCGGTTCCGGAGATCAACGAGGCAATTCTGGACTACCAGCGACGGCTGCTCGAGTGGGCCGGTGCGGCCGGCGCACGGAAGGCCGTCCTCCACGGGACGGCGCGCAATCCCCACGATACGGACCTCCGGCCGCTGTTCGCCGACCAGTTGGCGGCGATCGACGCGGCCGCGGCCGACGCTGGTGTCGAACTCGTCGTCGAGAACGTCGGCCACCAGAAGCGCGGCCTCCCGCTGACGGTGCTCGGCGACCTCGCCCGCGAGACGGGGACGGCAGTCTGTTTCGACGTCGGCCACGCCTACATGGAAGACGGTAACGACGGCGTCGAACGCTTCTGCAAGCGATACGGCGATCTCATCACTCACGTCCACGTCCACGACGCCCGGAGTCGCGGTGACACCCACATCCCCATCGGAGCCGGCGAAATCGACTACGGGATCGTCACCGAGTATCTGGGCGGGTTCGACGGCACCGTCGCCGTCGAGGTGTTCTCCGAGGACGTCGCGTTGCTCCGCGATACGGCCGAGCGCGCGACGGCCGCACTCGAGGCCGACAATTCCTAA
- a CDS encoding universal stress protein, with the protein MPQHVLVPLDGSDHADAGLEYSLASFPEATISAVFVVDPAADNEATAGSTESALDRAEERGETILERAVDRAAVHGRSLQTYLRTGTPHKEILALANTDVDHVVLGSHGQSPISQPFLGRVSEAVVRRAPVSTTVVPEPTTALDDRDLPGSILVPLDGSEQATAALEYALETFPDAEYTILHALSLPFDRPRSEVRGTYLEDLVDDREARAERIFETARSVADEHDVALETETANETPGNAIVDAAESTDYDQIVMGSHGRSLAARLLTGSTAERVARRSPRTVTLVRGAPASTRR; encoded by the coding sequence ATGCCACAGCACGTCCTCGTCCCGCTCGACGGGTCCGACCACGCCGACGCCGGCCTCGAGTACAGTCTGGCCTCGTTTCCTGAGGCGACGATCAGCGCGGTCTTCGTCGTCGATCCCGCGGCCGACAACGAAGCGACCGCCGGATCGACCGAATCGGCTCTCGACCGCGCCGAAGAACGCGGCGAAACGATTCTCGAGCGGGCAGTCGACCGCGCGGCGGTCCACGGTCGCTCGCTCCAGACGTATCTCCGGACCGGCACGCCACACAAAGAAATCCTCGCCCTCGCAAACACCGACGTCGATCACGTCGTCCTCGGGAGCCACGGGCAGTCGCCGATCAGCCAGCCGTTTCTCGGGCGCGTGAGCGAGGCCGTTGTCCGCCGAGCACCGGTCTCGACGACGGTCGTCCCCGAGCCGACGACGGCGCTCGACGACCGCGACCTCCCCGGCTCGATTCTCGTCCCGCTCGACGGCTCCGAGCAGGCGACCGCGGCCCTCGAGTACGCCCTCGAGACGTTCCCCGACGCCGAGTACACGATACTTCACGCCCTGTCGTTGCCGTTCGACCGTCCCCGATCGGAGGTCCGTGGGACCTACCTCGAGGACCTCGTCGACGACCGCGAAGCTCGTGCCGAGCGGATCTTCGAGACGGCGCGCAGCGTCGCAGACGAGCACGACGTCGCACTCGAGACCGAGACAGCCAACGAGACGCCTGGAAACGCCATCGTCGACGCTGCCGAGTCGACCGACTACGATCAGATCGTAATGGGAAGCCACGGCCGTTCGCTGGCCGCACGACTGCTCACCGGCTCGACCGCCGAACGCGTCGCACGCCGGTCACCACGGACGGTCACGCTCGTCCGCGGGGCACCTGCTTCGACGCGCCGTTGA
- a CDS encoding DUF2267 domain-containing protein: MNYKEFVGQVQHRLEYAELGPAVRASRAVLTTLGERLHEGEATDLASPLPMEIDRYLIEAEHGQRFDYQEFVDRVAEREGVDRSDANYHAQQVLAIVGEVVPPGNLEKAKNQLPEDFDSLFEHVDHLES, from the coding sequence ATGAACTACAAAGAATTCGTCGGACAGGTACAGCACAGACTCGAGTACGCCGAACTGGGGCCGGCGGTCCGGGCGAGCCGAGCCGTCCTGACGACACTCGGCGAGCGCCTCCACGAGGGCGAGGCGACCGACCTCGCCAGCCCGCTCCCGATGGAGATCGACCGCTATCTCATCGAAGCCGAGCACGGACAGCGGTTCGACTACCAGGAGTTTGTAGACCGCGTCGCCGAGCGCGAGGGCGTCGACCGGTCGGACGCCAACTACCACGCCCAGCAGGTACTCGCGATCGTCGGCGAGGTGGTTCCGCCCGGCAACCTCGAGAAGGCCAAAAATCAGTTGCCCGAAGACTTCGATTCGCTGTTCGAGCACGTTGATCACCTCGAGTCGTGA
- a CDS encoding succinic semialdehyde dehydrogenase, translating to MSRTTDPPVVGETCLSPGQLEVLTRRIKTTGDRSSIPVRTPITDDEIGSVPACTAEDVASAVDRARTAQTAWAATPADERAAIVERLGDRVLKRRDQLLDIVQLETGKARHHALEEVLDVPLTCSYYATNGPELCADEPRSGAVPLAADATVTYEPVGVVGVISPWNYPLTLALTDAIPALLAGNAVVCKPDERTPFVALALAALFEEAGLPDGLFQIVTGEGSTVGPALIDRVDYVAFTGGTETGRLVAEGAGRNLIGCSLELGGKNPMVVLDDADLETAARGAVKGAFTNAGQLCLAPERIYVDERRYDAFLDAFVGATRNLRLGLEFDYGPDVGSLIDGDHLERVREHVEGAVDDGASLLTGGRARPDVGPFCYEPTILSDVAPDSRVVCEETFGPVVSVVPVADVDEAIERANETEYGLNGSVWTTDRERGRAVAREIDCGTVCVNDPYTVGWAAADAPMGGFGDSGMGRRHGPEGIRRFLESRTVATSRIGPFDAPPGVSPGLFARFMLGLTTVQRRLERWFR from the coding sequence ATGTCACGGACGACGGACCCTCCAGTGGTCGGTGAAACGTGCCTCTCGCCCGGCCAGCTCGAGGTGCTCACGAGGCGCATCAAGACGACCGGTGACCGCTCGTCGATACCCGTTCGAACGCCGATCACCGACGACGAGATCGGGTCGGTGCCCGCCTGTACCGCCGAAGACGTCGCCAGCGCGGTCGACCGCGCTCGAACGGCTCAGACCGCCTGGGCAGCCACGCCCGCCGACGAACGGGCGGCCATCGTAGAGCGCCTCGGCGATCGGGTCCTCAAGCGTCGCGACCAGTTGCTCGACATCGTCCAGCTCGAGACGGGCAAGGCACGCCATCACGCACTCGAGGAGGTCCTCGACGTGCCGTTGACCTGTTCGTACTACGCCACCAACGGCCCGGAGCTGTGTGCCGACGAGCCCCGTTCGGGGGCCGTTCCGCTGGCTGCCGACGCGACCGTCACATACGAGCCAGTCGGCGTGGTGGGCGTCATCTCGCCGTGGAACTACCCGCTGACGCTGGCGCTAACCGACGCGATTCCGGCCTTGCTCGCCGGCAACGCCGTCGTCTGCAAACCCGATGAGCGCACGCCGTTCGTCGCGCTCGCGCTCGCAGCCCTCTTCGAGGAGGCCGGCCTCCCGGACGGACTCTTCCAGATCGTCACCGGCGAGGGTTCCACTGTCGGCCCCGCGTTGATCGATCGCGTCGATTACGTCGCGTTCACCGGCGGCACGGAGACGGGCCGACTCGTCGCCGAAGGGGCCGGACGGAACCTGATCGGCTGCTCGCTGGAACTCGGCGGCAAGAACCCGATGGTCGTCCTCGACGACGCCGACCTCGAGACGGCCGCCCGCGGCGCGGTCAAGGGTGCCTTTACCAATGCGGGCCAGCTCTGTCTGGCACCCGAACGGATCTACGTCGACGAGCGTCGGTACGACGCGTTTCTCGACGCTTTCGTCGGCGCGACCCGCAACCTCCGTCTCGGCCTCGAGTTCGACTACGGCCCCGACGTCGGCTCGCTGATCGACGGTGACCACCTCGAACGCGTCCGTGAACACGTCGAGGGGGCGGTCGACGACGGCGCGTCGCTGCTCACGGGCGGGCGCGCTCGCCCCGATGTCGGCCCGTTTTGCTACGAGCCAACGATCCTGAGCGACGTTGCCCCCGACTCGCGGGTCGTCTGCGAAGAGACGTTCGGCCCCGTCGTCTCCGTCGTTCCCGTCGCGGACGTCGATGAGGCGATCGAACGGGCCAACGAGACCGAGTACGGGCTGAACGGAAGCGTCTGGACGACCGACCGCGAGCGCGGCCGCGCGGTCGCCCGAGAGATCGACTGTGGCACCGTCTGTGTCAACGACCCGTACACGGTCGGCTGGGCCGCTGCCGACGCCCCGATGGGCGGGTTCGGCGACTCCGGGATGGGCCGTCGCCACGGCCCCGAGGGCATCCGACGGTTCCTCGAGTCACGAACGGTCGCGACCTCCCGGATCGGTCCCTTCGACGCGCCCCCGGGCGTCTCGCCTGGCTTGTTCGCCCGATTCATGTTGGGGTTGACGACCGTCCAGCGGCGACTCGAGCGGTGGTTCCGGTGA
- a CDS encoding SDR family oxidoreductase, with protein sequence MVPVTEPAVFLTGFPGFLGSALLERVLARGDGPVACLVQPQYREVARQRAREITDGIDGVDAEAAIHLYEGDITEPDLGLGDDRNGLESVSELYHLAAVYDLGVDRELAEAVNVRGTEHVLEFATRLDVDRLHYVSTCYVSGRYDGVFTEAHLQEGQSFNNHYEETKYRAEVAVSERMAEGMPATVYRPAIVVGDSRTGETDKFDGPYYLLNMLLAQPSWLTAAFRFPDSSDTELNVVPRDFVVDAIAHLSASEETIGEVYQLCDPSPLPVSAFVDALADAAGHRTVTVPTAKPLARAVTGLLEHTALDLEPATLDYLDHPTRYACPATNRALAGSGLEVPPFESYADRLVDFVRQNPDVGDEPMV encoded by the coding sequence GTGGTTCCGGTGACCGAGCCAGCCGTCTTTCTCACCGGCTTTCCGGGTTTTCTCGGCTCGGCGCTGCTCGAGCGCGTGCTCGCCCGTGGTGACGGGCCGGTCGCCTGTCTGGTCCAGCCCCAGTACCGTGAGGTGGCCCGCCAGCGAGCCCGGGAGATCACCGACGGAATCGACGGCGTCGACGCCGAGGCGGCGATCCACCTCTACGAGGGCGACATCACCGAGCCGGACCTCGGACTGGGGGACGACCGCAATGGGCTCGAAAGCGTCTCGGAACTGTATCACCTCGCGGCGGTCTACGACCTCGGCGTCGACCGCGAACTGGCGGAGGCGGTCAACGTCCGCGGTACCGAACACGTCCTCGAGTTCGCCACACGGCTCGACGTCGACCGACTCCACTACGTCAGCACCTGTTACGTCAGTGGCCGCTACGACGGCGTGTTCACCGAAGCGCACCTCCAGGAAGGCCAGTCGTTCAACAACCACTACGAGGAGACGAAGTACCGCGCCGAGGTCGCGGTCAGCGAACGGATGGCAGAGGGGATGCCCGCAACCGTCTACCGGCCAGCGATCGTCGTCGGTGACAGCCGGACGGGCGAGACCGACAAGTTCGACGGCCCCTACTACCTGCTCAACATGTTGCTCGCCCAGCCGTCGTGGCTTACGGCGGCGTTTCGGTTCCCGGACTCGAGCGACACAGAGCTCAACGTCGTGCCACGGGACTTCGTCGTCGACGCGATCGCCCACCTCAGCGCCAGCGAGGAGACGATCGGCGAGGTCTACCAGCTTTGTGATCCATCGCCGCTTCCCGTCTCCGCGTTCGTCGACGCTCTCGCCGACGCCGCCGGTCACCGCACCGTGACCGTCCCGACGGCAAAGCCGCTCGCACGGGCAGTCACGGGACTGCTCGAACACACCGCGCTCGACCTCGAGCCGGCGACGCTCGACTACCTCGATCACCCGACACGGTACGCCTGTCCCGCGACCAACCGAGCACTCGCCGGAAGCGGACTCGAGGTCCCGCCGTTCGAATCGTACGCCGACCGGCTCGTCGACTTCGTTCGCCAGAACCCTGACGTCGGCGATGAGCCGATGGTCTAG